A region from the Salvia splendens isolate huo1 chromosome 15, SspV2, whole genome shotgun sequence genome encodes:
- the LOC121767700 gene encoding cinnamoyl-CoA reductase-like SNL6, protein MGIVRQKAELDEFRRMLSCAAVNRRKAGDGFGGARVTAFPGDALDRMVCVTSGVSYLGIAIVNQLLLNGYSVRIIVDNEEDVEKLREMETSGEMRLNNSVVEVVMAKLTEVQSLTEAFDGCRGVFHPAAFVDPAGLSGYSKAMAEIEVNMSKNVVRACGLSPSVRHCVLTSSLLACIWRDSSTRVVDHESWSDEAICVNKKLWYALGKLRAEKAAWEIAKASGVKLATICPGLITGTDFCRRNPTPTIAYLKGVEEMYAYGLLATVSIDTLAKAHVRVFEEMKKAAPGSRYICFDKVMERGDEVERLAAETGIGVASLTGGTSSSSRPRYELSNAKLRQLMLRPQRCENE, encoded by the exons ATGGGGATTGTGAGGCAGAAGGCGGAGCTCGATGAATTCCGACGGATGCTATCGTGCGCCGCGGTGAACAGGCGCAAGGCCGGCGACGGCTTCGGCGGCGCCAGGGTGACTGCGTTTCCCGGCGACGCCTTGGACAGGATGGTCTGCGTCACCAGCGGCGTATCCTATCTCGGCATAGCTATCGTGAACCAGCTCCTACTCAACGGCTACTCTGTTCGAATCATCGTCGATAATGAAG AGGATGTTGAGAAGCTGAGGGAGATGGAAACATCCGGTGAAATGAGGCTGAACAACAGTGTAGTTGAAGTTGTGATGGCCAAGCTCACTGAGGTTCAAAGCCTAACCGAGGCGTTTGATGGCTGTCGTGGCGTCTTCCACCCTGCTGCTTTTGTCGATCCGGCTGGGCTATCCGGTTACTCT AAAGCCATGGCTGAGATTGAAGTGAATATGAGCAAGAACGTCGTGAGGGCGTGTGGGCTTTCGCCTTCTGTTAGACATTGCGTGCTCACCTCGTCTCTCTTGGCCTGCATTTGGCGCGACAGCTCTACGCGTGTCGTTGACCACGAAAGCTGGAGTGACGAGGCTATATGCGTAAACAAAAAG CTCTGGTACGCGCTTGGGAAGCTGAGGGCAGAGAAGGCAGCGTGGGAGATTGCCAAAGCCAGTGGCGTGAAGCTGGCCACCATCTGCCCCGGGCTCATCACTGGCACGGATTTCTGCAGGAGGAATCCAACACCTACCATTGCATACCTTAAAGGAGTCGAGGAAATGTATGCATATGGCCTGCTGGCAACAGTGAGCATCGACACACTAGCTAAGGCGCATGTGCGCGTGTTTGAGGAGATGAAGAAGGCAGCCCCCGGCAGCAGGTACATTTGCTTCGACAAAGTGATGGAAAGAGGAGACGAGGTCGAGAGGCTGGCTGCTGAGACGGGCATAGGTGTGGCCTCGTTAACAGGGGGCACCTCGTCTAGCAGCCGGCCTCGGTATGAGCTGTCGAACGCAAAGCTTAGGCAGCTCATGTTGAGACCGCAACGTTGTGAGAATGAATGA